GTAGGTATTGGGTGGCGGGGCAATTGGGCAGAAGCTGGTTTTCTCCGTGTGCCGACATTCTGTCTGCGGAACGTGGGGCGAAACAAGGAAAGGACCCTAATGCCCATAATCTCGATGTTCTACGGCATCCTGATACGGATGTTCTTTTACGATACGGACAAGCACAACGTCCCGCACATTCACGCCGAGTTTCAGGGCGATGTCGGCGTTTACTCGATCCCTGACGGAGAACTACTTGCCGGAAAGCTTCCGCCGAAGAAGCAGAAAATGGTAGTCGCATGGATCGCCATACACGAAGACGAACTTCTGGCAGATTGGAATTTGGCCGCAAATGGCAAGAAGCCATTTACGATTCGAGGCCTTGATCAATGAAAATTGCCGCTGTGGTCCCGCTGGAAGATCACATCCTGTTCGTCGAGGCTGAAGACGGCTCCACCGGCGTGTTTGATCTCACGCCCTACCTGGCTGCCGAAGCCTTCGCTCCGCTTCAAGATCATGCGGAATTCTTGGCAGTCCATAACGGCGGATATTTTCTGGAGTGGCCATGCGGAGCAGATCTATCCGCGGACACCATCGAGGCAAACTTGAAGGCTGTGCCACCGGATATCGCTTAGCAATTGAATAAGGGCGACCCGAGAAACGCGGGTCGCGCTCCACGCAACGCTGCAGGTTGGTAGATCGGGGTCTCTGGGTCGGTTCTCGCCTTTTCCAGCGAGGCAGAGATGCTACGATGCGAGGACTGAACCCAGCGGGTCCCCGTCCATGCCGCTGACACCGCTTCTACGGTCCGAGACTTGAGCCCCCGGCTCAGAGCTGGCAAAAGGCAAGACCTGGGTGACCTGGCAATGGTTGCCCGCTGTGAGAGAACCGCGCAAGCGGGAAGCTCTCCCGAGTTAGGGCCTAGTCAGCCGCTCGGAAGTGTAACGACCGGAGGGCGAAAGCCCGACGGTTGGATAAGCGCGTGACACGAGGTGAAGGGTGTTGCCCTGAATCTGAAACGTAGCCCCGAGAAGCTTCTATTTTGGGAGAGAGCCGATCCTGTCAGGTCGGGCGCAGGCCATGCGGGCGGTGCGCAAGAGATGAGCACCAA
This portion of the Thioflavicoccus mobilis 8321 genome encodes:
- a CDS encoding DUF4160 domain-containing protein, with translation MPIISMFYGILIRMFFYDTDKHNVPHIHAEFQGDVGVYSIPDGELLAGKLPPKKQKMVVAWIAIHEDELLADWNLAANGKKPFTIRGLDQ
- a CDS encoding DUF2442 domain-containing protein; translated protein: MKIAAVVPLEDHILFVEAEDGSTGVFDLTPYLAAEAFAPLQDHAEFLAVHNGGYFLEWPCGADLSADTIEANLKAVPPDIA